A window of the Lactuca sativa cultivar Salinas chromosome 7, Lsat_Salinas_v11, whole genome shotgun sequence genome harbors these coding sequences:
- the LOC111880616 gene encoding floral homeotic protein AGAMOUS isoform X2 — MENSDACELDFSCIDRSMSFQNESGDISPQRKLGKGKIEIKRIENTTNRQVTFCKRRNGLLKKAYELSVLCDAEVALIVFSSRGRLYEYANNSVRGTIDRYKKACLDPPTSGSVAEANAQFYQQEAAKLRQQIANLQNQNRQFYRNIMGESLADMPVKDLKNLETKLEKAISRIRSKKELELHNSNQFLRAKIAENERAQQHHMSLMPGSSDYELVTPHQPFDSRSYVHTNELQPDNDYSCQDQTPLRLV; from the exons ATGGAAAATTCTGATGCGTGTGAGCTTGATTTCAGTTGCATCGATCGATCCATGTCGTTTCAGAATGAATCCGGGGACATTTCTCCACAGAGAAAGCTGGGGAAGGGAAAGATCGAGATCAAGCGGATCGAGAATACCACAAATCGACAAGTGACATTTTGTAAGCGTCGCAATGGTTTGCTCAAGAAGGCCTATGAATTGTCTGTTCTTTGTGATGCTGAGGTTGCTCTTATTGTCTTCTCAAGCCGTGGTCGCCTTTATGAGTATGCTAACAACAG TGTTAGAGGGACAATCGATAGGTACAAGAAAGCATGCCTAGATCCACCTACCAGTGGTTCGGTTGCTGAAGCCAATGCTCAG TTTTACCAGCAAGAAGCTGCTAAACTGCGCCAGCAAATTGCAAATCTTCAAAACCAGAACAG GCAATTCTACAGGAACATCATGGGGGAATCTTTGGCAGACATGCCGGTGAAGGACCTCAAGAATCTTGAAACTAAATTAGAGAAAGCGATTAGCAGGATTCGATCCAAAAAG GAACTTGAATTGCATAACAGCAATCAGTTTCTTCGTgcaaag ATAGCTGAAAATGAAAGAGCTCAGCAGCACCACATGAGTTTGATGCCTGGAAGTTCAGATTATGAGCTAGTAACACCTCACCAGCCCTTTGACAGTCGAAGCTACGTTCACACAAACGAGTTGCAACCCGATAATGATTACTCCTGCCAAGACCAAACCCCTCTTCGGTTAGTGTAG
- the LOC111880616 gene encoding floral homeotic protein AGAMOUS isoform X1 yields MENSDACELDFSCIDRSMSFQNESGDISPQRKLGKGKIEIKRIENTTNRQVTFCKRRNGLLKKAYELSVLCDAEVALIVFSSRGRLYEYANNSVRGTIDRYKKACLDPPTSGSVAEANAQFYQQEAAKLRQQIANLQNQNRQFYRNIMGESLADMPVKDLKNLETKLEKAISRIRSKKNELLFAEIEYMQKRELELHNSNQFLRAKIAENERAQQHHMSLMPGSSDYELVTPHQPFDSRSYVHTNELQPDNDYSCQDQTPLRLV; encoded by the exons ATGGAAAATTCTGATGCGTGTGAGCTTGATTTCAGTTGCATCGATCGATCCATGTCGTTTCAGAATGAATCCGGGGACATTTCTCCACAGAGAAAGCTGGGGAAGGGAAAGATCGAGATCAAGCGGATCGAGAATACCACAAATCGACAAGTGACATTTTGTAAGCGTCGCAATGGTTTGCTCAAGAAGGCCTATGAATTGTCTGTTCTTTGTGATGCTGAGGTTGCTCTTATTGTCTTCTCAAGCCGTGGTCGCCTTTATGAGTATGCTAACAACAG TGTTAGAGGGACAATCGATAGGTACAAGAAAGCATGCCTAGATCCACCTACCAGTGGTTCGGTTGCTGAAGCCAATGCTCAG TTTTACCAGCAAGAAGCTGCTAAACTGCGCCAGCAAATTGCAAATCTTCAAAACCAGAACAG GCAATTCTACAGGAACATCATGGGGGAATCTTTGGCAGACATGCCGGTGAAGGACCTCAAGAATCTTGAAACTAAATTAGAGAAAGCGATTAGCAGGATTCGATCCAAAAAG AATGAACTGTTGTTTGCTGAAATCGAGTATATGCAAAAAAGA GAACTTGAATTGCATAACAGCAATCAGTTTCTTCGTgcaaag ATAGCTGAAAATGAAAGAGCTCAGCAGCACCACATGAGTTTGATGCCTGGAAGTTCAGATTATGAGCTAGTAACACCTCACCAGCCCTTTGACAGTCGAAGCTACGTTCACACAAACGAGTTGCAACCCGATAATGATTACTCCTGCCAAGACCAAACCCCTCTTCGGTTAGTGTAG